One genomic segment of Clostridium saccharoperbutylacetonicum N1-4(HMT) includes these proteins:
- a CDS encoding sugar kinase, translating to MGKIVTLGEMMLRLSPLGYDRFSQAKQFNAYYGGSEANVSVSLANFGKETSYITKLPANDIAQCAINELRKYGVDTKDIVRGGERIGIYYSEYGESQRPTKFVFDRKGSSMAEAKREDFDWDKIFEGAEWFHCSGITPALSEECTKITFDAVKAAKEKGLTISIDLNFRETLWDKASFSKTIRELLPYCDVALGSIEEAQMALGEKEDEKADCKEILKKFVEKFEMKYATIILRNRFTAENVDWTAVLYDGQTFYNAKKYDIHVIDNIGGGDAFAASLIYAITSGYSTQDIIEFATAGSCLKYSMMGDANLSTVAEVESLMYGDATGKEKR from the coding sequence ATGGGAAAAATAGTTACACTAGGAGAGATGATGCTTAGACTTTCACCATTAGGTTATGACAGATTCTCTCAAGCTAAACAGTTTAATGCATATTATGGAGGTAGTGAAGCAAATGTTTCAGTTTCACTTGCTAATTTTGGAAAAGAAACAAGCTATATAACTAAGCTTCCAGCTAATGATATAGCTCAATGTGCAATTAATGAATTAAGAAAATATGGTGTTGATACAAAAGACATAGTAAGAGGCGGAGAAAGAATAGGTATTTATTATTCTGAATACGGAGAATCACAAAGACCAACTAAGTTCGTTTTTGATAGAAAAGGTTCTTCAATGGCAGAAGCTAAAAGAGAAGATTTTGATTGGGATAAAATCTTTGAAGGTGCAGAATGGTTCCATTGTTCAGGAATAACTCCAGCGCTTTCAGAAGAATGTACTAAAATTACTTTTGATGCTGTTAAGGCAGCTAAGGAAAAGGGATTAACAATAAGTATAGATTTAAACTTTAGAGAAACTCTATGGGATAAAGCTTCATTTAGCAAAACTATAAGAGAACTTTTACCATATTGTGATGTGGCTCTTGGAAGTATTGAGGAGGCTCAAATGGCTTTAGGAGAAAAAGAAGATGAAAAAGCAGACTGTAAAGAAATACTTAAAAAGTTTGTTGAAAAATTCGAAATGAAATATGCTACAATAATTTTAAGAAACAGATTTACAGCTGAAAATGTAGATTGGACAGCAGTTCTTTATGATGGACAAACTTTTTATAATGCAAAGAAATATGATATACATGTTATAGATAACATAGGTGGAGGAGATGCTTTTGCAGCATCACTAATCTATGCAATAACATCAGGATATTCAACTCAAGATATAATAGAATTTGCAACAGCTGGTTCATGCTTAAAATATAGTATGATGGGTGATGCTAATTTATCAACAGTGGCTGAAGTTGAAAGCCTTATGTATGGAGATGCTACTGGTAAAGAAAAAAGATAA
- a CDS encoding sigma-70 family RNA polymerase sigma factor encodes MSIGTKVLRFYNLSKYRADESINEKINKTEFIELIEANKLPLYRLAKGIVKNEHDIQDAVNESILKAFENLGKLKNRECFKPWLMRILVNECYALLKRQKKVKLEENMTIYDLYYEENNQHELMDEIDKLELEFRTVLILFYYEDMSIKSISEVLNISQGTIKSRLSRAKAKLKVILDESEGGV; translated from the coding sequence GTGAGTATTGGAACTAAAGTTTTGCGATTTTATAATTTAAGTAAATACAGAGCGGATGAAAGCATAAATGAGAAAATTAATAAAACAGAATTTATTGAGCTCATTGAAGCTAATAAATTGCCTTTATATAGGCTTGCAAAGGGAATAGTTAAAAATGAACATGATATACAAGATGCTGTTAATGAAAGTATATTAAAAGCTTTTGAAAATTTAGGGAAGCTTAAAAATAGGGAGTGTTTTAAGCCTTGGCTTATGAGAATTCTTGTGAATGAGTGTTATGCATTACTAAAAAGGCAAAAGAAGGTCAAGCTTGAAGAAAATATGACTATTTATGATCTGTATTATGAAGAAAATAATCAGCATGAACTTATGGATGAAATAGATAAATTAGAATTAGAATTTCGAACAGTTTTAATACTTTTTTATTACGAAGATATGAGCATAAAATCTATAAGTGAAGTATTAAACATTTCTCAAGGAACGATAAAATCGAGATTAAGCAGGGCAAAAGCTAAACTTAAGGTTATATTAGATGAAAGTGAAGGAGGAGTATAG
- a CDS encoding ArsR/SmtB family transcription factor — translation MENNNSNNIEVCNCTIIHEDIVSKVRGSIPEEETLYDLADLFKVLGDSTRIKILCTLFEAEMCVCDIAAVLGMTQSAISHQLRVLKQARLVKYKRSGKVVYYSLDDEHVKHIFDQGLIHISERN, via the coding sequence ATGGAGAATAATAATAGCAATAATATTGAAGTTTGCAATTGTACAATAATTCATGAAGATATAGTTAGTAAAGTAAGAGGATCCATCCCGGAAGAGGAAACGCTTTATGATTTAGCAGATTTATTTAAAGTACTCGGAGATTCTACAAGAATAAAAATCTTATGTACGCTATTTGAAGCAGAAATGTGTGTTTGTGATATAGCAGCAGTACTTGGAATGACTCAATCAGCAATTTCACACCAATTAAGAGTTCTGAAACAAGCAAGGCTGGTAAAATATAAAAGAAGCGGAAAAGTTGTATATTATTCCTTAGATGATGAACATGTTAAGCATATATTTGATCAAGGATTGATTCATATATCTGAAAGAAATTAA
- a CDS encoding DUF4179 domain-containing protein — protein sequence MGDFDDLVKSKIKNENWETPKAFDKSISTSLDKLENRKTGRIISRKVIVIVAAIIVLNVTTVFAITPQGKELIKGVVDFFSGKYEQKYISDKGKFDEFNKAIGISVEDKGIKVTLDNIAVDDSFLNTFYTIESTEPINKVEKDTPWTANFAAPFLITSINGDDRYSGNNNNLDAYFKSDKVLKVMKRENISQVNINDTFNLKIKCDEIFGKKGSWELTTKVNKNDVKVDTTSVNPNKKATINLSDYQHNINIDKVILSPFGNQIVISEETSNDRFFSLFALFDDKGNSLDVLNTDLAGSRYGKVTNSYEFIKANKETKFITLVPIEWKGENIKKKLILKELYNLPVTLDISKNGKIIIQDIQFDKNVIKINYKKDGVVVYDPSLNFYDEKGNEIDLGETYLVDKVDRENGTYTEIRTFANNNVNLSKIKKIGFYSQDDYKILRDQAIKIDFK from the coding sequence ATGGGAGATTTTGATGATTTAGTTAAGTCTAAAATAAAAAATGAAAATTGGGAAACACCAAAAGCTTTTGACAAATCAATAAGTACCTCCTTAGATAAATTGGAAAATAGAAAAACAGGTAGAATAATATCGCGTAAAGTAATAGTTATAGTTGCAGCAATTATTGTTTTAAATGTTACAACTGTTTTTGCAATAACACCACAGGGAAAGGAACTCATAAAAGGTGTTGTAGACTTTTTTAGTGGGAAATATGAGCAAAAGTATATATCAGATAAAGGTAAATTTGATGAGTTTAATAAAGCTATAGGTATTTCTGTAGAAGACAAAGGTATAAAGGTAACACTCGATAACATTGCAGTTGATGATAGCTTTTTAAATACTTTTTATACAATTGAAAGTACTGAGCCTATAAATAAAGTTGAAAAAGACACTCCGTGGACAGCTAATTTTGCAGCACCATTTCTTATAACAAGTATCAATGGTGACGACAGATATTCAGGAAACAATAATAATTTAGATGCATATTTTAAGTCAGATAAAGTGCTTAAGGTAATGAAAAGGGAAAATATTTCTCAAGTTAATATTAATGATACTTTTAACTTGAAAATAAAATGTGATGAGATTTTTGGGAAAAAAGGAAGCTGGGAACTTACTACTAAGGTTAATAAGAATGATGTTAAGGTTGATACCACTTCTGTTAATCCTAATAAAAAAGCAACTATTAATTTAAGTGATTATCAGCATAACATAAATATTGATAAGGTTATATTATCACCATTTGGAAATCAAATAGTTATATCAGAAGAAACTAGCAATGATAGATTTTTTTCCTTATTTGCATTATTTGACGATAAAGGAAATTCACTAGATGTACTTAATACTGATTTAGCCGGAAGTCGCTATGGAAAGGTCACAAATTCTTATGAATTTATAAAAGCAAATAAAGAAACAAAGTTTATTACATTAGTACCAATAGAATGGAAAGGTGAAAATATAAAAAAGAAGCTTATATTAAAGGAATTGTACAACCTTCCAGTAACATTAGATATTAGTAAAAATGGAAAGATAATAATTCAAGATATACAATTTGATAAGAATGTAATAAAAATAAACTATAAAAAAGATGGTGTAGTAGTATATGATCCAAGCTTGAATTTTTATGATGAAAAAGGAAATGAAATAGATTTGGGAGAAACTTATTTAGTAGATAAAGTTGATAGAGAAAATGGAACATATACTGAAATACGTACATTTGCAAATAATAATGTAAATTTGAGCAAGATTAAAAAAATAGGTTTTTATTCTCAGGATGATTATAAAATTCTAAGAGATCAAGCAATAAAAATTGATTTTAAATAA
- a CDS encoding heavy metal translocating P-type ATPase: protein MESNIKIAPSTAKAKLSNENHLKQIKKEFILEGLGCAHCAAKIEEKVNELDGINSANVNFMTKTLTLEMKEANGMEELINSVTNVVTNIESKVKVKEKINTKLLKKEILLEGLCCGNCAAKIERESQNIDGVKSAVVDFIATKLIMEIDSPSKQSAIIDEVEGIVKRIEPDVKVVVLNKDNASKNLEEHEEDGHHHHESEGSKSEMIRLAIGALIFGVATAMKFPNYIELVLYLISYLLVGGEVILGALRNIRRGQIFDENFLMSVATIGAFAIGEYPEGVAVMLFYQIGEMFQDMAVNRSRKSITALMDIRPDFANLKVNNDIKKVEPEEVKIADIIVVKPGEKVPLDGKVIEGNSMVDTAALTGESVPKEVGIGDSILSGVINKNGLLTIEVEKEFGDSTVAKILDLVQNASSKKAPTENFITKFARYYTPAVVFAALALAVIPPLVIEGATFSEWIYRALSFLVVSCPCALVVSIPLGFFGGIGGASKNGVLVKGGNYLEALNDVEMVVFDKTGTLTKGIFKVTEVNAENNISKDELIACAAYAENYSNHPIAVSILKAYGKEIDKDKIKNYEEISGHGVKVVIEGKEILAGNYKLMNKENIDYNQVETIGTVVHVAIERKYAGYIIISDEVKEDSAKAMKALKALGIKKTVMLTGDNKAVGSKIAKELGVDEVHAELLPDQKVEKLELLFKEKSSKGKIVFVGDGINDAPVLARADIGIAMGGVGSDAAIEAADVVIMTDEPSKIATAIKIAKKTRSIVMQNIVFALGIKIIILALVAIGLGTMWEAVFGDVGVALLAVLNAMRAMKVDNM from the coding sequence ATGGAGAGTAATATAAAAATAGCACCTAGCACTGCTAAAGCTAAATTATCAAATGAAAACCATCTTAAACAAATAAAAAAAGAATTTATTTTAGAAGGACTTGGATGTGCTCATTGTGCAGCTAAAATAGAGGAAAAAGTTAATGAATTAGATGGAATTAATTCTGCAAATGTGAATTTCATGACAAAAACTTTAACCTTAGAAATGAAAGAAGCTAATGGAATGGAAGAGCTAATAAATTCTGTAACTAACGTTGTTACTAATATTGAGAGCAAGGTCAAGGTTAAAGAAAAAATAAATACAAAACTCTTGAAAAAAGAAATTTTACTTGAAGGTTTATGCTGTGGAAACTGTGCAGCAAAAATAGAAAGAGAATCTCAAAATATAGATGGAGTAAAATCAGCAGTAGTAGATTTTATAGCTACAAAGCTAATAATGGAAATAGATAGTCCATCTAAACAAAGTGCTATTATAGATGAGGTTGAAGGAATTGTTAAGAGGATTGAGCCAGACGTTAAGGTGGTTGTATTAAATAAAGATAATGCTTCAAAAAACTTGGAGGAACATGAAGAGGATGGACATCATCACCATGAAAGTGAAGGCAGTAAGAGTGAAATGATAAGACTTGCTATTGGTGCTTTGATTTTTGGAGTAGCAACTGCTATGAAATTTCCAAACTATATAGAATTAGTATTGTATTTAATAAGTTATTTGCTAGTAGGTGGAGAGGTGATTTTAGGTGCTTTAAGAAATATACGAAGAGGTCAAATCTTTGATGAAAATTTCTTAATGAGTGTAGCAACTATTGGCGCCTTTGCTATAGGAGAATATCCAGAGGGTGTAGCAGTTATGCTTTTCTATCAAATAGGTGAAATGTTTCAAGATATGGCGGTTAATCGCTCAAGAAAATCTATTACAGCACTTATGGATATTAGACCAGATTTCGCTAATTTAAAAGTGAATAACGATATTAAGAAAGTTGAGCCAGAAGAAGTTAAAATTGCTGATATTATTGTAGTTAAACCAGGTGAAAAAGTACCTCTAGATGGAAAAGTAATTGAAGGAAATTCTATGGTTGACACAGCTGCATTAACTGGTGAATCTGTTCCTAAAGAAGTAGGCATTGGGGATAGCATTTTAAGTGGAGTAATCAATAAAAATGGACTTTTAACTATAGAAGTTGAAAAAGAATTTGGAGATTCTACTGTTGCTAAAATCTTAGATTTAGTACAAAATGCAAGCAGTAAGAAGGCACCTACTGAAAATTTCATAACAAAGTTTGCTAGGTACTATACACCAGCAGTAGTTTTTGCAGCATTAGCACTAGCTGTGATTCCACCACTTGTTATAGAAGGTGCAACATTTTCAGAGTGGATTTATAGAGCTTTATCATTCTTAGTAGTATCTTGTCCATGTGCTCTAGTTGTATCTATACCTCTTGGTTTCTTTGGTGGAATAGGTGGAGCATCAAAAAATGGAGTACTTGTTAAGGGTGGAAATTACCTTGAAGCCTTAAATGATGTTGAAATGGTTGTATTTGATAAAACAGGAACTCTTACAAAAGGTATATTCAAAGTTACAGAAGTAAATGCTGAAAATAATATTTCAAAAGACGAACTTATAGCTTGTGCGGCTTATGCAGAAAATTACTCTAATCATCCAATAGCAGTTTCAATATTAAAGGCTTATGGCAAAGAAATAGATAAGGATAAAATTAAGAACTATGAAGAGATATCAGGTCATGGAGTTAAAGTTGTTATTGAAGGTAAGGAAATTTTGGCTGGTAATTATAAGTTGATGAACAAAGAAAATATAGATTACAATCAAGTTGAAACAATAGGAACAGTAGTCCATGTTGCAATTGAAAGAAAATATGCAGGATATATAATTATTTCAGATGAAGTAAAAGAAGACTCTGCAAAAGCTATGAAAGCCCTAAAGGCACTTGGTATTAAGAAAACAGTTATGTTAACTGGAGATAATAAAGCTGTTGGTAGTAAAATTGCTAAAGAATTAGGAGTAGACGAAGTTCATGCTGAATTATTACCAGATCAAAAGGTTGAAAAATTAGAATTATTATTTAAAGAAAAATCATCTAAAGGCAAGATAGTATTTGTGGGAGATGGAATCAACGATGCACCAGTTTTAGCTAGAGCTGATATAGGAATAGCGATGGGTGGAGTTGGGTCAGATGCGGCGATTGAAGCTGCTGATGTAGTTATAATGACAGATGAGCCTTCAAAAATAGCCACAGCAATAAAAATTGCAAAAAAAACAAGAAGCATAGTAATGCAGAATATAGTTTTTGCATTAGGTATTAAAATTATAATATTGGCTCTTGTAGCAATTGGTTTAGGAACTATGTGGGAAGCGGTATTTGGAGATGTTGGAGTTGCACTCCTTGCAGTTTTAAATGCCATGAGGGCAATGAAAGTTGATAATATGTAA
- a CDS encoding prenyltransferase — MSFKTIIKLMDIKTLVAGLVPVILGSIYSKYAFERVNILYFLLLAFAMILIQSATNMINDYFDFKRGADVNKSSDEKALISGEVTTKGVLTIIFFYQLIAFIIGVFIASQTSYYILLVAILGGTISILYAFGPMPISYTPIGEIVSGLTMGIGITTTVIYIQSGVFNLSTILVAIPTALFIGTILLTNNLSDIVEDKEAGRKTLPIILGKKNAEKLWMFNVVILFLLTLGLVLINIYPLIILIPVILLFPYKSILIFSSYEKTAETKGRSMGLIGQVGVKYHFSIVIGLVIAIIIR; from the coding sequence ATGAGTTTTAAAACAATAATTAAACTTATGGATATTAAAACACTTGTGGCAGGGTTAGTTCCTGTAATTCTTGGATCAATTTATTCAAAATATGCTTTTGAAAGAGTTAATATCTTATATTTTTTATTATTAGCTTTTGCCATGATATTGATTCAAAGTGCTACGAATATGATTAATGATTACTTTGATTTTAAACGTGGAGCGGATGTAAATAAGAGTTCTGATGAAAAAGCTTTAATCAGTGGAGAAGTAACCACAAAGGGAGTTTTGACAATTATATTTTTTTATCAATTAATCGCCTTTATAATAGGTGTTTTTATTGCTAGTCAGACAAGCTACTACATACTTCTTGTTGCAATTCTAGGAGGAACTATTTCAATTTTATATGCCTTTGGACCAATGCCTATTTCTTATACGCCAATTGGTGAAATTGTTTCTGGATTAACAATGGGGATAGGAATAACGACTACAGTAATATATATTCAGTCAGGTGTCTTTAATTTAAGCACTATATTAGTTGCAATTCCAACAGCATTATTTATTGGAACAATCTTACTGACTAATAATTTAAGTGATATAGTAGAGGATAAAGAAGCTGGTAGAAAAACGTTGCCTATCATTTTAGGTAAAAAAAATGCCGAGAAGTTATGGATGTTTAATGTGGTAATATTATTTCTCTTAACTTTAGGATTAGTACTAATTAATATATATCCTTTAATTATATTAATACCAGTAATTTTACTATTTCCATATAAATCAATTTTAATTTTCTCATCCTATGAGAAAACAGCTGAAACAAAGGGCAGAAGTATGGGACTTATAGGCCAAGTTGGAGTTAAATATCATTTTAGTATTGTTATTGGCTTGGTGATAGCTATTATTATTAGGTGA